The stretch of DNA CGGTTCTCTGTCCCGCAGCTGCCGGCGCGGCGGACTCTTCACCTGTGAACCTCACGAGGTTGGGACACCAGGACGGCTCCGTGGGAAGAGCGTGTGACCCCCAATGTtggggtcaggagttcaagctcCCGGTTGGCTGTGGAGGGtactaaaataaacaataatcgtaaacttttaaaaaacatgaagagGATGTAAGCTtgtggtgcctggggggctcagtgggttaaaagcctctgtcttcggctcaggtcatggtctcagggtcttgggatcgagccccacatcgggctctgtgctccaaggggagcctgcttccccctgccccttcgcctgcctctctgcctacttgtgatctcggtcaaataaataaaatcttggatgTAAACTTGGCCGCACCGCACTCGGTGTCCTCAGACTGTGATTTGAACACaccatgctttttcttttccccaccacGGGACCGTGGCTTGGATGGCATTCTTCTGCCTCACCTTTCCCTGAAAAGCATTGTGGGGCTCCCTCGCCGTGAGCGTCCGTGTTGTCCGGGCATCTGCAGGGAGCCCTACAGGGGACCCTTCCAGGGTGGCCCTCTGCTCCCCGTCCCCCAGGCCCTGACTCTGCGGTGCACGTCCTGCCCCACGCCGGCTGGGTCTGTGCCTTGCCTACTGGCCGGCCCCGCGCTGCGGGAGGAAGTACGTGCTACGGCTTCACCCTGGGCCGGGCCCGCGGACTCGCCTCCGCACCCCAGCTCCCGATGGCACTTGTCCGGCCCATCTCCTCCCTCGTGCCAGTTCCACGACCTTGGCCGAGAGGTCTGTGGACCGAGCGGCCGTACCTCTGGGGCCCACTTCTGCTTCCTCACTCCGCCTGCCTGCGGACGGGGGTGGGGCGCACTCTGGAGCCTTTGGCTGTTGGCAGAACCTCTCTGGGGGTTTGCCGGAGGCCCAGCCCCCCAGCGGGTCCTGGTTCTGTGCTGGTTCGTGGCCCTCGGCCGCGGCGTCAGGGCTGAGGCACAGACCGAGGCCGTGGCCGGCTGGGCTCGCGCGCGCGGGGCCGGAGCGGCCGCTCACCGCTCTCTCCTCCCGCTTCCCCTTTCAGGGCTCGGTTACGATCCGTACAACCCCGAGCTGCCCAAGCCCCCCGTGCAGAGGGAGAATGGAGCGCCGGGCCGGGGGGACGAGCCCCGCTCGGACAtcctggagctggagctggtcAACCAGGCCATCGAGGCCGTGCGCTCGGAGGTGGAGCTTGAGCAGCGGAGGTACCAGCAGCTCCTGGAGGCGGCCCGCGAGCACAGCGCCGCCGAGGCCCCCGCCGTGGCGCCCCGTGGCCCTGCCGCCTGCCCCACCGCCGGCCTGGACGAGGACGCCTTCCCGCTGTCCTTGGATTACAACCCCGGTGGCCGCCGCGGCCTGCTGGGCCCCGACGCCAGCTACCAGCCCAGTCCTGTGGCTGCCGCCGCCGAGGCAGGTAGCAAGTACTCGCTGGCCTGTCTGGGTCGGGCGCAGGGccgaggtggggggggcggtggcaCCCTGGAGTACGTCCCCAAGGCTGTGAGCCAGCCCCAGCGACACGGCCGCCCCGTCCCCAGCAGCAAGTACGTGCTGGACGACTCCAAGCCGTCCACGGACCTGGAGTATGACCCACTGTCCAACTTCTCCGCCCGGCTGCTCAGCAGGGCCAGCTCCAAGGACGACAGGGCCCCCAAAAGGCCCAGGGGCTCCCGGGGCAGCGAGCCCTACACACCTGCCCTCAAGAAACCCTGCGACCCCTTTGCCGGCTGCGATGCCAGGTTTTCAGACTCTGATGACGATGCCGCCGCAACCCCGGCCGTTGTGCCTGTCACCAGCAGCCCCCCGAGAGCTCACGCGGGCCCTGAGAGCAAGGCCCCCGGGCAGTCAGGCTCCAGGGAGGGCCAGGACGCCGAGGAGGGCGGCCCGCGGGAGACCAAGGAGATGGCGGTGCAGTATGACGTGGAGGACCTCGGGCAGCCCCCCAAGGACCCTGGGGGGACGCCCGTGGCCAAGCCCGGCTCTCCGGCCAGGGCCTCCCAGGAGCCCAGTGGCTCCAAGCAGGGAAAACCCAAGAAGAAGAGTGGGGCAGCGCCCGCCCCCAGCCACAAGGACGGCGTCCGGAAGAAGGACAGGGGCAGAGACGGAGAGCGCGGGAGGCCGGCCGGGAAGCCCTGTGCAGACCGGAAGGGCCCACAGGCTGGCGGCCCCCGGCATAGGACCGAACCGCCCGAAGGGACCAAGAAAAAGCCATCTTCGGCCACCCTGGTGGCCAGCTCAGGGAAAAGCCGGCCTGACCGTGGGGGTGTCCCCCAGCTGCCAAACAGGACCGGCGGGAAGACCGCGTCGGGCAAGCTGGCCGAGCGGAAGGCCCGCTCCCTGGACGAGGGGCCCCCCCGGGATGCCCCGAAGCTGCAGAAGCGGGCCCTGAGCCACGCAGACCTCTTTGGGGACGAGAGCGAGGATGAGGGCCCGGGACCCGCggcgccccccgccgccccgccccgcctcagCTCCACCTCCGACTCGGACTCGGACTCGGACTCGGACTCCGACAGCAGCCTGGGCGGCTCGGCCGCTCGGGGCCCGCGCAAGCGCCTCAAGGCCCCCCCACCCACCaggcctgcccctgcctctccctcctcatgCTCCTCGTCCTCGTCCTCCTCTGGGCCAGGCGGGGGTGTGGACTACTCCGCCCTGGAGAAGGAGGTCGACTTTGACTCGGACCCCATGGAGGAGTGTCTGCGCATCTTCAACGAGTCCACCAGCGTCAAGACGGAGGACAGGGGCCGGCTGGCCCGGCAGGTGAGCCTCCCCCCCCCGGGGGCCTGCCCGCTGCCCCCCTTCCCCGTTCCCCGCCTTGTCCACTCGGAGCAGGCTTAAGGCCACCCAGCAGGCTCCCGGAGCGGCGTTCTGAGATGCACAGAGaccaggcagggctgggctgtgtgtcacccacctctccctccctctcctccatcccccaAACCCGACCCGGCCCCCCCGCCTTTCTGGGTTGGCTGGCACGTGTCCCCATGCCGGCCGCCAGGGGGAGCTTGCTTTCCGCAAAGCTGAAACTCGGCTTCTGGGAGGGTGGCGAGGTTCTGTTCGGGCCGCCCGCTCTTCTCCTGCCCTGCTCTGCTTACAGACCTTTGAGGTGGTGCCCCGTAGATTTCTCTGCCTGGTTCCTGTGTTTCTGAGCTGCCCCTGTGAGTGGgcgagggaggggagcaggaggcagtggTCTGGGCCGGAGACCCTTTTGGCCAAGGCCCGCGTCACCCTTGGGCTGGGGTATGTCTGCAGGCGATGTgctggggaacctgtttcctcccctgTGAGCCGGCAGGGCTTGGCGGTGAGGGCCCCACGTTGTATCTCAAGCCCTGGGAGCCCCTCCGTTGAGTGCGTCActgcctccacccccctccccccaccctcaatCCTGGAGGTCTGGGAGCTGAAGTGGTGTTGGGGGGCTGGGGCCCGAGGGGTGGAGCTTCGCTGAGGGGCGGGTATGTGTTTCAGACCCCCAAGGAAGAGAAGATCGAAGACAAGGGGCATTCGGGGCTGACCACTCTGTTCCCTGGGCAGAAGAGGAGAATTTCTCATCTCGCCAAGCAAGGCAAGGAGgtgagcatctgcttttgggtGCTGAGTAGAGGTCGGCAGGAGAGAAGAGGCCTCTGTGTGCAGAAACCAGACCCCCGTGTTTCCACGGGGCAGGGAGGGTGAAGTGACGGGTGGCCCTGGAGTGGCCGTCCTCCAGTGGGGTCAcacagcccagcctggtgctggcTG from Neovison vison isolate M4711 chromosome 6, ASM_NN_V1, whole genome shotgun sequence encodes:
- the REXO1 gene encoding RNA exonuclease 1 homolog isoform X2, which produces MIVPILQMRKLRPRDGEPLSRVHMAGLGYDPYNPELPKPPVQRENGAPGRGDEPRSDILELELVNQAIEAVRSEVELEQRRYQQLLEAAREHSAAEAPAVAPRGPAACPTAGLDEDAFPLSLDYNPGGRRGLLGPDASYQPSPVAAAAEAGSKYSLACLGRAQGRGGGGGGTLEYVPKAVSQPQRHGRPVPSSKYVLDDSKPSTDLEYDPLSNFSARLLSRASSKDDRAPKRPRGSRGSEPYTPALKKPCDPFAGCDARFSDSDDDAAATPAVVPVTSSPPRAHAGPESKAPGQSGSREGQDAEEGGPRETKEMAVQYDVEDLGQPPKDPGGTPVAKPGSPARASQEPSGSKQGKPKKKSGAAPAPSHKDGVRKKDRGRDGERGRPAGKPCADRKGPQAGGPRHRTEPPEGTKKKPSSATLVASSGKSRPDRGGVPQLPNRTGGKTASGKLAERKARSLDEGPPRDAPKLQKRALSHADLFGDESEDEGPGPAAPPAAPPRLSSTSDSDSDSDSDSDSSLGGSAARGPRKRLKAPPPTRPAPASPSSCSSSSSSSGPGGGVDYSALEKEVDFDSDPMEECLRIFNESTSVKTEDRGRLARQTPKEEKIEDKGHSGLTTLFPGQKRRISHLAKQGKEAEPVRRGPAPPARPPTAQEVCYRRAQQAQRDSASWLQAPQQLAEKPSSVHISAPGEKRRIAHVPNPRLAAAPTGAKRALAASSSQPADGPESGSQPLKARTLSGMASKTTTTVTPKRVAHSPSLQSLKKPIIPKEFGGKVPTVIRQRYLNLFIEECLKFCSSNQEAIEKALNEEKVAYDRSPSKNIYLNVAVNTLKKLRGLVPSSAPGLTKTSGRRLVSHEMVLGGKLATKTSFSLSRPSSPRVEDLKGAALYGRLKEYLLTEDQLKENGYPFPHPERPGGAVLFTAEEKKPKDSSCRICCRCGTEYLVSASGRCVREEECYYHWGRLRRNRVAGGWETQYTCCSAAIGSTGCQVAKQHVQDGRKENLAGFVKTFDKELPEDAHPGIFALDCEMSYTTYGLELTRVTVVDTDMHVVYDTFVKPDNEIVDYNTRFSGVTAADLANTSISLRDVQAVLLSMFSADTVLIGHSLESDLLALKVIHSTVVDTSVLFPHRLGLPYKRSLRNLMADYLRQIIQDNVDGHSSSEDASACMHLVIWKIREDAKTKR
- the REXO1 gene encoding RNA exonuclease 1 homolog isoform X1; translated protein: MLRSTGFFRAIDCPYWAGAPGGPCRRPYCHFRHRGARGPGALVGGGAAPPAAGLGYDPYNPELPKPPVQRENGAPGRGDEPRSDILELELVNQAIEAVRSEVELEQRRYQQLLEAAREHSAAEAPAVAPRGPAACPTAGLDEDAFPLSLDYNPGGRRGLLGPDASYQPSPVAAAAEAGSKYSLACLGRAQGRGGGGGGTLEYVPKAVSQPQRHGRPVPSSKYVLDDSKPSTDLEYDPLSNFSARLLSRASSKDDRAPKRPRGSRGSEPYTPALKKPCDPFAGCDARFSDSDDDAAATPAVVPVTSSPPRAHAGPESKAPGQSGSREGQDAEEGGPRETKEMAVQYDVEDLGQPPKDPGGTPVAKPGSPARASQEPSGSKQGKPKKKSGAAPAPSHKDGVRKKDRGRDGERGRPAGKPCADRKGPQAGGPRHRTEPPEGTKKKPSSATLVASSGKSRPDRGGVPQLPNRTGGKTASGKLAERKARSLDEGPPRDAPKLQKRALSHADLFGDESEDEGPGPAAPPAAPPRLSSTSDSDSDSDSDSDSSLGGSAARGPRKRLKAPPPTRPAPASPSSCSSSSSSSGPGGGVDYSALEKEVDFDSDPMEECLRIFNESTSVKTEDRGRLARQTPKEEKIEDKGHSGLTTLFPGQKRRISHLAKQGKEAEPVRRGPAPPARPPTAQEVCYRRAQQAQRDSASWLQAPQQLAEKPSSVHISAPGEKRRIAHVPNPRLAAAPTGAKRALAASSSQPADGPESGSQPLKARTLSGMASKTTTTVTPKRVAHSPSLQSLKKPIIPKEFGGKVPTVIRQRYLNLFIEECLKFCSSNQEAIEKALNEEKVAYDRSPSKNIYLNVAVNTLKKLRGLVPSSAPGLTKTSGRRLVSHEMVLGGKLATKTSFSLSRPSSPRVEDLKGAALYGRLKEYLLTEDQLKENGYPFPHPERPGGAVLFTAEEKKPKDSSCRICCRCGTEYLVSASGRCVREEECYYHWGRLRRNRVAGGWETQYTCCSAAIGSTGCQVAKQHVQDGRKENLAGFVKTFDKELPEDAHPGIFALDCEMSYTTYGLELTRVTVVDTDMHVVYDTFVKPDNEIVDYNTRFSGVTAADLANTSISLRDVQAVLLSMFSADTVLIGHSLESDLLALKVIHSTVVDTSVLFPHRLGLPYKRSLRNLMADYLRQIIQDNVDGHSSSEDASACMHLVIWKIREDAKTKR